From a single Acidobacteriota bacterium genomic region:
- the rpmB gene encoding 50S ribosomal protein L28, which produces MARKCQVTGKKPMSGNNVSHANNRTKRRFEPNLQSHRFFVPSENRWVRLRVTPRGIKTIDKLGIEKVLADMRARGEKV; this is translated from the coding sequence ATGGCTAGAAAGTGTCAGGTGACCGGCAAAAAGCCGATGTCCGGCAACAACGTCTCGCACGCCAACAATCGCACCAAGCGCCGCTTTGAACCGAATCTGCAATCACACCGTTTCTTTGTTCCGAGCGAAAACCGTTGGGTTCGGTTGCGCGTCACCCCGCGCGGCATCAAGACGATTGATAAGCTCGGCATCGAGAAAGTGCTGGCTGATATGCGCGCCCGCGGCGAAAAGGTTTAA